In Primulina huaijiensis isolate GDHJ02 chromosome 4, ASM1229523v2, whole genome shotgun sequence, the DNA window gtagCGTATAAGTAAATGCGAAGAGCATTTTCGTTTTCTTAAGGTATCTATAGTTGAAGGGGACGATGAAGTAAGGTCATGTGAGTGTGTTTTGGAATTAATGGCTTTTATCTTCTCCTTATACATCTCTGAAATTCAATTCAAGAGTTTACTTTGTTTTGAGCTATACTGCCGAGTATTTGAACAGGAAGAAATCAAGTGGTGTTTGGGGCAAAAAGAAGCCTTTGTGTGATGTGCTCTGCCTTACGGATTAACAAGCTATGTTCAGGTTCAGCGCTCATGGTATGCATACCCTTCCCCATGGTCAACCGTGCCACCTTTTAAGATTCCACAATGTTGATGCCTCTATCAGAGAAGGCGACCAATTTACGGGTGTTGGGATCGCGATTCGTGGCCATTAGGGGAATAATTGTTGTGGATTGTGCCAACTGTGTTGATGGCATTTTAAGCCATCTATTGCAGAATCAATAGCAGTTAAGGAAGGCGTTTCTTTTCAACAATGAGATTCAAAAAGGGCAGGTTGATCCGAAGCAATGACTTTTGTTCATAATAATATATCACCAACCAAGCCAAGCTCGTTTTGAGGTCATGGAGGATCTAATGGTAAGATTGGATCGAGGGTGGGTTGTAACATCCTATCAAATTCATGAACTAAAGAGTAAAATTCGACTTTATACCAACGTAAGTAAGAAATCGCAAAATGGACAATACAAGGAAATGCTACACCAATATGGTCGTCCCGTTGTCTTGTTGGCAACACTACTGTAATTCATATGCTAGATGGTGGAATCATACCTGAATTAGACACCCTGAAGTAAGAATTTGACTCTCTTCCGATCCTACTTCTATGCCATTCACGTGAATCAAACATTTTCCAAGGTTCTTCAAATGGAACCATCCACAAGAGTCCATCTTTATCGAAGCCTAACCAGAATACAAAAAACTCATAATTGATTGTATCATCTTGCTCAAGCAACGAGTAGTCACATGCAACAATGATTTACCGAGATGTTAAAATCAACAACGAATAACAAGATTAGGCATATCAAACaaagaacaaaaatttataCATGCCCTTAATAAAGGGCATTCactaaatgaaatttttaggATCAAATGTCTGAAAATGAGGTTAAAATTGCGTAGAAATCGTGCAACTCAAATTCTTGAAACTATATAGTAGCCTATACTGTCACATCTACTACTACCTTGCTATCCACACGAAACATTAGGGAAATTACTGTTCACACTAACCCTCAAACTAAAGAAAACACTAAAATTACCTGCCGACGAGATATTTTACCACCTTCTCGTTCTCTTCCCAAATCAATGTCAACTTTTACGTCTTCAGTTGATCTGCCAAGCAAAACCTGAAGGCCAGATTTAAACTAAGGATGGTATTTGAACCAAAAAAACACATAAAGATAATCGAGTCCAGTATATTAAGGAATATTGGTTAAGAACAACCATTAATATTGCATTAACCCCTTATAGCTTTGTTAGAGTCCCTTAATACCATCTAATAAAGAGAAGAAAAGTTCAGGGCAGGATTCAATGAGCTGAATCAAACTGAATCCTTAGCGACTCCAAGTTCTGTTACAAAGAAATATCTTTCCCATCTTCTCAGAACCATGCATTATTTTGCAACACACAATTTGCTTCTCAAATGATGGGCAATTATGAGAAAACAACGAAATGATGGGCAGTAAAAATGTTGTTTAGAATACTAGAATGAGCAGCATGCCAGACAGAGTTTATGAAAGTGATGAGTGCAGAAGaaaattatatgaaattatCAAACTACACTTTGGTTGCAAAGTTTTGCTTCTTGATTGTCTTCTTTTTCCTCAGTTACTCTTTTCTTGGTCAATGCAAATGTGCCGGTATGAGTTCACATGTACATGTGTGCATTAAAGGGTTGATGTGAAGCAAGTCAGCAACAGGAGGCAGCTATAAAAAATAACAGATGCAACATTGAAGTCCAACTCTTCGAGAGAAAGCCCTAGGGTACCAATTACCATACCACCCGTCTCCTCATTTTTACATAAAGATGAATAGCAAGGCCAATGGAGCTTGCATAATATTCTGTATCATTCAATATATTCCTTTTTAGATAGAATTTGATGTATTAAATCAAGATACCTTTTTCCTGGTAAATTCTAATTGATGCTCGTGATTTTACCTTCGACACTTTATATAAATACACCCTTGACATAAATGAAATTTCATTCAGCAAATATATCAATGGTTACTTAAGCTACCTAGCTGTCAGTATTCCACaatcatatatataaacaaaaaaatatgttgcTCCTCACCAACTCCAGAAAAGTCTTTTCTTCAAAAACCAAGCATCTATGAAACAAGATACATCAAAAAGCATTGGCAAATCACAGAGAAAAACGGTGGACATGAAGATTTTTTTCAGTTGGGGGTGGGGCCAACTATAAGTGAGGTATTACGTGATAACGTTTTGGTCTCAAATCCCACCCCACCCCAATCAGAGCAGCTTTGGCATGAAAAAACTTATAGAGTTCATCATTGACATGACTTCCAAAGAAATCTCTCTAATTCTTAACAACCTGAACCGACCAGTGAATTTATTGACTAACTCCTCAAAGTAAATTAGTGACTCCAAACTAAGTAGTAAGTAATGACCACGTTTCTTTTGTAGCTTTTCAGGTAAGTAGGCACTTGTCTTCTATGACAAGAAAAAACGTAAAGAATCAAAAATTAAGTGGTGTTCATTCATTTAGCATTTCAATTTAGTCTAAGCTACATTTTTCAGATTGATTCGCAACCATGAGGATTCCAAATTTATGCATGAAAACGCAGTAATGAagtaaatgttgaagaatcaagTAAATTAAGTCCattctaaattattttatgacaaATTATTCGACGATATTGAATGTCAAGCAAGAATCAAAATAGTCAACAGTTCAGTATGTACAATCTGGGAGTTAGAAATGATAAGGTCCCATCATACCTCAGTTTTCTTAATGAAATGCTTTCTGTGACGACCATATAAAACAGCAAATGCCCCTTGAGCAGCAATGGCTCTCTGCATGTAAGCACAGGTGGCTTGTTCCAGCCTAATGATTGTTTTTTTAGTTTCTTCGTGATGAAATCTATTAACTGCAAATATCATTGTCAATAACCAGAGAGAACAAGATAGTACAAAAGTATACACCCGCCTAATTTACAGAGTCTTGATCAACTGCTGACACAATGTCATAAGTAAATGACAAGGGGTTTTATCAGACATAAAATTTGATATCAACGTAAAGGACAAATTTTAATTACTGAATGCCAATGAAATGATGTTTTGcagaaataaatgttaaattatacACTATTGCAGACCCACCAACAAGGAGTTCGAACTGTTTGAATAATTGGTTTCTATGATGGTATTAGACCTAGGAGATCACAAGTGCGAAACTCCAGGGGCATACATCTGTTATACTTCATCAACATATTTGTGGGTGCCTTTTTTTGGACTTTTATTGCATAATGCTCCACCATCATGCAAGTGTACGCCTTGAATATCTCTTACAGGCCTATGTTCTCTCATCTATGGCGCATATGTCATGTAGCATACTAATCATAGAACTATTGTTCAACCACCTCCTGTATGCTCGAACATTTCGGAGAAGTTGTTTCTAATGCCAAAAGTGATGCTAGTCAATCAACAAGCATAATTCAATCACCCCACATGATGAAATTAaactataatcaaaataaatcataaatgatAACCTAAAGTTGCAGTAAATCCAGATTGCATGCCAGCTGTCAAAAGGTGGCAATTATAGTGCTAGAAGctcacatataaatataatcatACAATATATTGACAGATAAAATATACCTTCTGGATCGGCAAGTAAACCACATTCATCTGGACTCAAGTCCATATCAAGTATCTGCAAGAAGTTATTGACCGGAAGCCAGAAGTTAGTCACAAGTAACCCAAGAAATATTTCTACCATTTTAAGATTACAAGCTATTACCATTGCTTCAACATCAGAAAAATAAGGCATGTCAAAAGCGTTCTCGGTCAAAATCTCTTCCTGATCTGACAGCTGAGACTTTTCAATTGATTTGGTGGCTGTTGTTTTCACAGAACTGGCAACAAAATTCGATGATTCAGTGTTTGGGGCCATAACTTTGGAGTCTAGTTCATTTCTACAGCCACTACCATTCTTTTCAATGCTTTGCAAAATGTCTGGACCACGAGAATGCTTATCAAGACAAGGACCTCCCTTCACAACTCCACTAACAGTATGGTTTAAATTTACATTTTCCGATCTTATAATACTTGGACCACCGATATTTAATGCATTCCTGAGTCCTACATGCTGGATACTACTTGAAGGCAACTCAAATTTAACTCGACGATCTCCATTTGGATCGTTCAAAACCTTTTTTGATGGGTTCAATGGCTTTATCATGCGAGATTGCTCATAGGAATTATTTTGATTGGTCTTGGGCCAACGAGATATTCCACTAGCTTTTCGAGCACTTGAAAAGTCATCAACAGATGGGGGCATATCATATGATTTCCAATGATCCCCCAAGGTCTTTGGAGGCGATGGGAATCGAAAAGGAAGGAAAACATCATCATTGCTAGGTATTTCAGGGTCCTCAGAGTTAAGTGTGCAACAAATAACTCCATCACGATATTCAGGTCCAAAAACTTTTACATTTAATACAACATTTCCAGTTGCAGCTACTGAGGCCTCACCAAGGCTGACATTGGGCAACTCATTATCATATGGAGATTCTGATAAAAGTGAACTGAAACCATTCAAATAAGACTTGTCCAAAAGTAACTCCTCATCATTAGAGAAGTCAAACAAAGTACTGGATAGTTCTTCAAAGTAGTCCTCCATGCTGGGAGTTATAATTTTCATGTCATCACAAGATATGGGATTCTTCAGGTCTGAGATGGCAAGACCATAATTTGGTGACTCATCTGCCTCAGCAGGATCAGTATTCTGTGAAGAACCTATGGCAGATATCCCCGGATCAGTATCCCAATTTGGCATTTGAGGCAGAGAAGATGAGCGCACAAAACTACGAAATGGTGCACACCCAAATTCCGAACATGCACTTCCATCGTTCTTTAATCCATAGACTCCTAATAAATTCCGTGCGGGCAATTCTTTTGATTGGCCAGTTCTAATAACCACATTGTTATCCACAAGAAGAGGTACATTACTGTCACGAGGATGACAAAAGTTCTCAGATGCCATGTTTCCACAACTGACAGGATTCTGAATATATTGAACAGGCTCAAGAGGGGCATAATCACCATTACCAGTGCACTCTGTGGCACAAGTCGGGTATTTTGAGTAGGAACCATGTGCAGAGCCAAGATTTGGGCCTTCTTGATTTCCAAAATTATATAGAACAGGTTTATCAATCATCATATCCGCAGATAAAAGTATGTTTCTATCCCCAAAATTCGAAGTCACAGGTCGAGAAGGAATTTCCCCATCCATCATGGCAAATGGTGTGTGACAAATTCTTTTACGCATAGCATAATAGCATTTTCTAACACTTTCACCCTTTCTCTTTCTCGACTTTAAGGTTATCTCTTTTGCAGCTCCCATATTATTAGATCTCGATGGATGAGTTGACGCAGAATACTCAAAATCAAGCATGTGTGCCGATGCCTTTGCTGAAACAACCGGATCATAGAGGAGAGAACACCAACGATCTTGCAGTTCCTGAACAGTATATCTTCGAGAAAACTTCACCGCACCTTTTGCAAGAGATTCCAAAGATGCACCAGCCTAAATAGGGGAAAAAAACTATAGTAAGATTATCCTAAAGATAAATGTAAAGTGACTAGTTGTCAATCATCTGCTTGACGCCAAATATGAACTATACCTGAGAATCATAGAAATTTTTCAATTCAATATAATATCAGGCAGTGTTAAACACACAATAACTATCTCAAACCTTCAACGTGCGGAAATTTATCAGTAAGGTtcataaaaaaatcgaaaatactAAAATTGGTATTAATCAAAAGCGAGAGTTAAACTTCTTACTTCTTAGATATCTTTGATAAAAGATTACATTGTTGAGCAGAATTACTATTCATCACCCACAAAATTAGGTAAGAGATTGTGACTAACTGCGTCTAGACAGATATAGAGAAATATATACAATGGAGGAAGGGCAATTGGAACCAAATCATTGTTTCCCTCGTTTTTCATTGGACTACATTCCTAACAAGTATATGAAAGTCGAATTTTAAACGCAAAAAGTATTTGCACAACATTTATCATCATCTCTTCTTCCTCGttcaaaaattttccaaatttgtCAAATCCccaaaaaatttacatttcttagAATGTTACTCTTAATAACTTGGCATTCACCTCAAGGCTAGCATTCCTCAAACGCATTGGTGGGACTTTATGGCGTAAAATCCATTCTGTAAAGATATTTGAACcatcaataaatttattatgaGCGTTGAAATTCAAGAAGCAGAGCTCATTCTGCTGTTACCAAATTCTTTGTACCATAGAACCACACAAGATGGTGTAACGCCGCCCCAAAAGCTTTTACATACAATGTGTCCACTGACCACTTCAATTTTATTCCACGTGAAAAATTCATTTGAAGTCCTCTATTATATCCCTAACTTTGGATAAATTTGCTCATCATTTTCGTATGTTTTGGATTCAATGAATTTTCTAAATACATCTGCTCAAGAACTTCCATAAAAACGTTGATCGCACACTTTATAAACTCTATGTAACCTCATGGATCATTTGTACACGTGGCAAATTAATACAAAGACTACGATCAATGAATCAACAACGgcaataaaaaacaataaatataagGAAAACATTCGGGGAATCGCGCACGTGTTcttttttcacattcaattcaGCTAGGAAAGTTTCCTTTCCTCCCGTTACCCGCCAAGTTCCCAACCATTTTTAACTCAACATAATCTAACTCCTCCAATGATCACTCCGGCTTTCGTTTAGAGTTTTACACGTACTTCAACATATAATTCCGATTAATCAATCACCAATAAAGCTGAGAAACTCCAGCACTTCATGCAACcataaaaatcaaagattatacaacaaaatccatttcaaaatcataaaaaaaaaacctccaAATCATACCTTTGCCAACTTAAGCATTTGAAGAACTAAAGAAAAATCAAGCaaaaacccaaaatcaattcaaCAACAAGAACACACGTACATAACCCCTGTTTCATAGCATACGCAGCATTTTACGATTCCAAACCCAAAAGAAATACGAAACCCAAACGCATAAACAAACGAAACAACACCCAGAAGccagaaacaacaaaaatatccaaaaatCGATAATTTCCCAGAAGAAAAATACGGTGGTCCAATGGGTCGTACCTCCACCGCGTTTTTTAGCAAAAAGTCGTCTCGGGGAACCCAATGAGTAGGCGGAGCAACCGCTCCCATTCCTTCTGCTCGGCCTTGTTCAAACTATTCTGCTGCGCCGCTTTTCGGTTTCCCTCTGTGCagtcttttcctttttttatttttattttaattgattttatagTTTCCGTGCGTGGAATGTGGCAGTATAAAACAGAGGAGACAATTAATTCCCTTGAACGAAAATATATTGACGAAGTTcatggtctcacgaatttttatctgtgagatgagtcaattttatcgatattcacaataaaaaaaaatactattaacataaaaaataatattttttcatagatatcCAAATAAGAAatgctcttagcataaaaaataatattttttcatggataacccaaataagatatctttcTCACAAAAAATACGACtagtgagaccatctcacacaaatttttgtcaaatatatTTGGAGAGGCGAATTTGGGGTTGGGAGAACCCTTTGATTTTATCCACATaacacatttttattatttttaattcaatttttttattaagaatgataaaatctttttaaaaattcaaatttaaataaaaatttaaaaaatattttaatagtttaaaaaatttattataaaaaatacacaTGTTCGACCTTAATCATTGGCCAATGCCTCATTGACCACACCAAAGTTAGTTAATTTAAATGTTCAAACAtactaatataatatatatatatttcataccggaaatattatttatagaacttgtctcttgtgatacggtctcgtGGTTATATAATTGTGAGATATATTGATGTGATCTATGTTTTCAATGAAAAGTCATATATTTTCATCGGTTGCATTTTATATATATCTTAAAAAAGTTCATCTGTGAAGCGGTCTTATACGTGTTGTGTCATTTATATTTTACAGTTTCAATTCAAtttctaaaaatttataaattgtaTAGAATTTTTTGGATAATTTTTCGTGAATTTTAAGCTAATTTAGGTGCATATAAACAACATGTTaaagttaatttttaaaaattttgttacagaaaatatatattgaaaaataaaaatatactttGTTTCGTGTCACGTGTAATCTTAATTTATAAGAACgtatttatgataaaaagtagaaataataatatttagatggtctcacgaatctttatatgtgagacgagtcaaccttaccgatattcacaataaaaagtaatatttttatcataaaaagtaatattttttcatggatgacccaaataagatacacatctcataaaatacgatccgtgagaccgtctcacacaagtttttgcctaatattactttaaaatacataatgtaaaaaaaaataatgttttctcGCCCGACGGATcgtactatttttttaaaaaaaataaaatgaagtaACCTTGTGCAAATAATGTTATCTTTGTTGAAATTATTAAAGACGAcaattttgagaatttaaaaaattgactTCTAATTTTAAAGACTTGCAATCTCTTCTCTTCCCCAAATTTCGATATGGGACAATGCATAAGCATTGTAAGGtaatatattgaaattttagtGAAAGATAAATGATTGTAATgctataaaatattaaaatgagaAGCATATCCCTTAAATTGTTATTCCTAATTTTACATTTCTACATGTTATTCATAATATTTAAAGAATGAagagtttgtttttttttttttcaaaattttttaaaaaagtagaaTCGGACCCAAAATCGACGTTTAATgggacccgaacccgaaccagAACCAATCACCGGTTCTGTTATCATATCATAACCGGTAACGAACAGGTCGATTAAGGGTCGAGGAACTCGGCTCATGGTCAGGTCTACATGTTCTAGCCCTTCTTATTAGGTTGCTGAAAAGTCATCCGACTCATACCCATTTTACAAGATTACTTGAAAATTGGTGGATGTTTCTCAAATATCCATATTTCTTATAAAATGTTGTTGATTATCTGGTAACGGTAGAAAATACATAATgatatttatcaaatttgaagttcatcaaaaattttattCGATCAACTAtgttacaaaaaatattttgattattaagttttgctttgttttttatattatctttaatatattaatttaattcgaaAAATTTGTTATGAAACTAAACGCTAAAGGTGATTTAGGAGTTTTTTTAATTGTTGTCGCTCGTGCCCCTAGCTAGTCTAGCTTCTATCGATTTATATCactacatattttaattttcaaagtaattatatcattccttaataattttctattataataaaaaaataaaaaaatatggtcatattattttattttgttatttttgtgcTAGATATGTTGTGAATATGTAAAATTAGCTTCacttatatattaaataatgtaTATAATATTGTATAATCACTTGATTTTGTTACAAATTATATacaattattcaaaatcaaattaatttagtTAATTTCTAagcaataaaattaattaaatattttcaataaatagagagacctaaatattttttttaaaaaaaagtaataaatatatgaataaaaaatatttctccCCAGAACTTCATTTTATTTCttgttcaattttttaaaaaatttaacaaattgAAACAAGATAACTTCAAATTAATATTCGATATAATAAAATAGCCAAATCATGCTATACATATAATTTCAGTTAAGAGTTGACATTTAATTGAATTAACCAAATATTTATAACTTATGTTAAAATTTAGAGCATCAACATAATATAATTGAGAGAACACACACTACTACTCTATCTTTAGGGACTATTTATAGGTTCACCTTCTTCAATTACTTATTGACACTTCACTTTTTGAACTAGCATGGGAAGACAATTGAGGATAATAGCAGATTCAAAgctcaaatataataaaaattttgcatttaTATTTTACCTATATGTATagtaaaaattattaatgatttagacatgatatttttaattgttgatgcaaaatataaatttgaaatgtcAATCAAGATTTTGTTTTCTATAAAGAAAGTCATAAATAATCGATAACTTTGtccaataatataataaaaagataGTATAGAGTTTTATTAACCGTTTTTGGAGTATAAATAACATTCTCTTTATAATAATGATTTCTTGTGGGAGACTTGTGCTCCTGATTAGCGTTTAATTACCAAACAACCAAGATTCGTTAATGTAAACTGCGAAAGCGATTAAAAAAATTCCTTTTCGGGCCAACATAAATTTCGgtatgacctccccgtaagtaggacatcccaaaaattttcaaacaacacAAACAATATTCATATACTCGAAATAAATTCATAACATAAATTCACAAACCTACAGCCGCACTGGCTATGACTAACACATGCAGAGCCGAcaaggctcgatcacacaactATCAATCCAAAACATCTACAAGTAACAGTATAGCTACACATGACATCTCATGGAAAATATATGACTCGATGAtataatacacacacatatacctGGGAACTCTCAATAACAACCCAACTCTATGGCATAAAAAACAActacaacataaaaagaaaagagGGGTCAGACTCTAATATGGCGAACCAGCAAAATTATGACAAATTTCTAGCTCGACGAACTTATTTCAGATATGGTTGCTCCAGCAACTACTTCCTATGTCATGAACGTTCTTGCAAtcgatttcaaattaatttattctaTGAAAAATGTTGTTGTCTCTCAAGTCTAAAGAGTTGTTGAGTCATCTGGACTCAGGACTTTTCTTAGTTCTtcattgg includes these proteins:
- the LOC140975228 gene encoding uncharacterized protein, coding for MGAVAPPTHWVPRDDFLLKNAVEAGASLESLAKGAVKFSRRYTVQELQDRWCSLLYDPVVSAKASAHMLDFEYSASTHPSRSNNMGAAKEITLKSRKRKGESVRKCYYAMRKRICHTPFAMMDGEIPSRPVTSNFGDRNILLSADMMIDKPVLYNFGNQEGPNLGSAHGSYSKYPTCATECTGNGDYAPLEPVQYIQNPVSCGNMASENFCHPRDSNVPLLVDNNVVIRTGQSKELPARNLLGVYGLKNDGSACSEFGCAPFRSFVRSSSLPQMPNWDTDPGISAIGSSQNTDPAEADESPNYGLAISDLKNPISCDDMKIITPSMEDYFEELSSTLFDFSNDEELLLDKSYLNGFSSLLSESPYDNELPNVSLGEASVAATGNVVLNVKVFGPEYRDGVICCTLNSEDPEIPSNDDVFLPFRFPSPPKTLGDHWKSYDMPPSVDDFSSARKASGISRWPKTNQNNSYEQSRMIKPLNPSKKVLNDPNGDRRVKFELPSSSIQHVGLRNALNIGGPSIIRSENVNLNHTVSGVVKGGPCLDKHSRGPDILQSIEKNGSGCRNELDSKVMAPNTESSNFVASSVKTTATKSIEKSQLSDQEEILTENAFDMPYFSDVEAMILDMDLSPDECGLLADPEVNRFHHEETKKTIIRLEQATCAYMQRAIAAQGAFAVLYGRHRKHFIKKTEVLLGRSTEDVKVDIDLGREREGGKISRRQASIKMDSCGWFHLKNLGKCLIHVNGIEVGSEESQILTSGCLIQVRGLAFMFETSETRIKQHVNSTMRGNFCSDRKLLINS